DNA from Heterodontus francisci isolate sHetFra1 chromosome 32, sHetFra1.hap1, whole genome shotgun sequence:
gatggagtataatgtgggaaaatgtgaagttgttcactttggcaggaagaataataaagcagagtattacttaaacggagaacgactgcagaattccaaggtgcagagggatctaggtattctagtgcacgagtcacaaaaagtatgcaggtacagcaagtaataaagaaggctaatggaatgctatcctttattacaagaggatttgagaataaaagtaaggatgttatgcttcagttatacagcacattggtgcgaccacatctcgaatactgtgtgcagttttggtcttcttatttaaggaaagatgtaaatgtgttggaggcagttcagagaaggtttaccaaatTGATGCCTGGAAttaacaggttgtcttatgaggaaaggttggacagactgggcttgttttcactgtgacaggagacttgattgaagtatataggatcctgaatggtcttgacaaggtggatgtggagaagatgtttcctctttgagtgagtccagaactagcggTCACCTTtttaggagagatgaggagaaatgttttctctcagatggttgtgcgactttagaacactctgcctcagaaggtgatggaagcAAGATCACAGAATATTTTTAAGACGAAGGTAGATTGAATCCCTTGCCTAACAACAatctaaggttatcgggggtagatgggagtgtgggattcgaaacaaatagatcagctatgatctttttgaatggcggagcaggctcgaggggccgaatggcctacatctgctcctaattcataaatTTGTATGTAACATATTACCATTGATAGAGGATTAGGTAGCTAACAGGAAATGGAATAGGCATAAATGTGTTGTTCTGAGGTTGCCAAGCtgtactagtggagtgccgcacaggtcagtgctggggcctcaagtatttacaatctatatcaatgacttgaatgaagggacagaatgtatggttgctaaatttactgatgacacaaagataggtaggagagaaagttgtgaagaggacataaggagtctgcaaagggatgttaggttaagtgagtgggcaaatatttggcagatggaatataatgtgggaaagtgtgaacttgtccattttgggtggaaaaatagaaaagcaacatatttaaGTGGAGAGACATTGCAGAACtcagattcagagggatctgggtgtcctcgtatacAAAACAAAAAAAgttattcaggtacagcaagcgattaagacgacaaatgcaatgttgtcatttattgcaaggggaatggaatataaaagtagagatgtttcgcgacagttgtacagggcattggagagaccataGCTGGAgcagtgtgtacagttttggtctccttacttaagaaaggatataattgcattggaagttcagagaaggttcacttgactgattcctgggatgagggggttatattatgaggaaaggttggacaggtcagatctgttttcattggagtttagaaggatgagaagtgatcttactgaaacatacaagattctgaggggacttcacagggtgaatgttgaaagaatgtttccccttgtgggagatacTAAAACTATTAGGCCCTGGTTTAAAGATAAGGAGTCTCTTaatcaagacagagatgaggagaaattttttctgagggtcttGAGTCTGTGTAACTCTCTTCCCGagaacagtggaggcagggtcattgaatgttttgaaggtagagatagacagattcttgacaaacaagggagtcaaagggtatcgggggggtggtaggcaggaaagtggagttgagtccacaaacagatcagccatgatcttatagaatggcagggcaggcttgaggagccgaatagcctactcctagttCATATGTACATTCGTAGAATTCGGTGGATTGGAAATTCATGTGTTGCCATGGAGACCTGTCTGCAGTGAAGCGTCTGTTTGAGTTTCTAACTCAGACTAAACTTCTCCATCCCATAATACACATTATATCAGACATTTGATGTCATTGTATTTTAAACATGTTATGTTAATATCTCTAAACCCACAAGGGATTCAGAGACACAAACCTTTAAAAGtgggaggacaagttgataaagtggttaaaaagcacatgggatcctgggttttataattaGGGGTGTGGAGTACAAAAGGACAGAGGTCATGTAaacctgtacaaatcattggtttggctgcagttagaatattggATCAAGTTTTGGGATCTTacaccaggaaggatgtcaaggtcgtggagagggtgtagaagagattcactgagatgataccagggaagagagactttagttatcaggagagattagagaaactggggctctttaCATTAGAACAAAGGATCATTGTAGATCTGAGGGAGGGCTTCAAAATTTCATGTAAAtgaaaactatttccactagtcagTGAGTCAATAACTAGAGGACATCAAATTCAAATCACCACCAACAGACTCAGACCCAGGGATGAAATATCAAGCACACTGTACAAAAATGTTCAGGACACCCACTGTCCTTCTGGATCTGTGCCCAGGGGAAATGGGTTTAATGTTGTTTTCATTGAATTGATGGATGTCAATGCTGGGGAATGGAGCACCCGGAGGACCGGGTGTCTGCTTGAAGCATCCTGCAGTCAGATACAGCAtggattagacacagagtaaagctccctctacactaacccatcaaacactcccaggacagacacACGAGTATGCTACCGATACCTTCCCTGGAAACCAAGGCTCGGACAGGAATTCTGGAAGTGATGGAGAGCTAGAACTTGTCCACATGAGTAATCAAAGATAGGTGAACTGAAAAAAATCTACAGTAATTATGAGGTGTTAGTCATGGCTCGGTGGCATTCTCATCCCTGACTCAGAAAGTTGAGGGTTCAACTCcatctccagagacttgagcataaaacctAGGCTGATATTCCACTGCAgtaactgagggggtgctgcactgtcagaggtcccatctttcagatgaaatcttCAATTGATAGGTATAAAAGATCCATTGACATTATTTCGAAGAGCAAATAAGTTCTCCCCAGAGTTTTGgtgaatatttatccctgaatgaacatcactaaaacagattatctgggaatTATCATGCTACTgtctgtgggaacttgctgtgcacaaattacagtggctacacttcagtaGAACTtcattgggacatcctgatgttatgaaaggtgctacataaatacaagcctttaacagaggagaaaaggcccaaaaatggatCAGTCGATAACAGGATTTCAATTAGTCTTCTTGTACCCTGCAGAAAATGAATACTTGACACACTGTGTTGGAAACTAAGCTTTTATATTTGACATGTATCCAGAATATTTAACTCCAGCCAGTTATTCTGGTCATTAACAGCAACAGAAACAAATCTCAACTTTCAGAATAAACATAGTTCAGTCCTGaagcagcagaatccaacccctgcagtcactgtgaactcgctgatgtctcagcaggggggggggggggggggggggatgactgagtgaatcacttcccacacacagcacaggtgaacggtctctccctagTTTGAGTGTGGAGTGCGTTGGCATGTCAGCAGATCATTTTTGCTTTTGAAGCTCTTCAGAGCCAGAAAATGTATTTAAAAGGTTTGTTATTAGAGTGAACAGGTTGGTGTGACagaaggtgggatgactgagtgaatcccttcccacacacacaacaggtgaatggcctctccccagtgtcagTGCGTTGGTGTTGCATCAGGCGTCTTCTGCATTTAAAGCTCTTCTCATAGTCACAGGTCTCTTagaagtgtgaactcgctggtgtctcagcaggttggatgactgagtgaatcccttcctacacactgagcaggtgaatggcctctccccagtgtgaactcgctcatgtgtcagcaggtttgatgagtgagtgaatcccttctcacacacagagcaggtgaatggcctctccccagtgtgaacagaCTGGTGCACCCGCAGGTTTGATGgatgactgaatcccttcccacatgcagagcaggtgaacggtctctccccagtgtgaacagaCTGGTGCATCTGAAGATTTGATGAacgagcaaatcccttcccacatacgGAGCAGATGAAcaacctctccccagtgtgaactcgctgatgtgtcagcAAGTGGGATaatcgagtgaatcccttcccacatgtgGAGCAGgcgaacggcctctctccagtgtgagtgGTCTGGTGTTGCATCAGTTGGcttctgcttttaaagctcttctcacagtcagaacatttaaaagatttgttatcagagtgaacaagttggtgtgtcagcaggtgagatgactgagtgaatccctttccacacatggaacaggtgaatggtctctccccagtgtgaacttgctggtgagtcagcaggtgggatgatcgagtaaatcctttcccacacacggagcaggtgaacggcctctctccagtgtgacttCGGTGATGGGTTTCCAATTCTGATAAGGAATTGAATCCCTTCTCAcaaacagagcaggtgaacggtctctccccagtgtgagtgcgtcgaTGAATTTCCAGCCGGGATGGGTAACGGAATCTCATCTCACAGtctccacatttccacggtttctccgtggtatgggtgtccttgtgtctctccaggttggacaatcagttggagcctcgtccacacacagaacacttgTACGGTTTCTCTTCAATGTGAATGGTGTGattttttttcaggctgtgtaactggtgaaagctctttccacagtcagtgcactggaacactctcactcgggtgtgtgtgtctcactgcttttccagtcacaccgatgtttgaaatcttttcccacagacagaacaaacatttctccttccacattcaaaggacaatgatattcagatcctgatgtatcgagtgactctgtcaaTGATGTTTGGGTTTCAGTTTCCCATCTGTAAATCTTTCCCTTctgataccctgtaaaaggagcttACAATAGACATCACTCAGTCCAGGACAGAAATTCAGAACAGATAATTCTAGTTTCTAtagaacattctttcctctcttgttcccccaaacATATGATCCATTCAAACTAAAGAAGCTAAACTAAGCAACAAATTTCCAACAAAAGCAAAGGTAACCTTCCCAATGAAACCAGAATGTTGTTAACAGTGTCTGTGAGACACTCTGTACCCGGAGGTGCCCTGGTTGCAGAAGGTATCAAGCATGCCACATCCCCAGGGCCACCCGGGCATGGACAAGACCACGGAAGAGAGATCAGCAGCCACAGTGACACACCCACCCTGGGCCCCGCACATCCTGGACCTGCATATTGTTGTTTTAACCAGGCCCAGAGAAGATGTTCCAACTTACACACCCCTCTCCACACTGAGTAACCTGCACAATAAATGGTTGGACACTGAGAAGTCTAGAGGTACAGAGCAACCTtggcgtgcatgtccacagatccctgaaggtggctggacaagtagataaggtggttcagaaggcatacaggatatttgcatttattagccgagacacagaatacaagagcagggaggttatgctggaactggataaaacactggttcggccacagatggagtactgtgtgcagttctggtcatcaaaCTACAAGAAAGATatgattagagagggtacagaggagatttatgaggatgtcacctggactggagaattttctcTACGAAGGAAGACTGGTTAGAtgagggctgttttctttggaacagaggaggctgaggggagacttaagtgTATAAAATTATTGAAGGGTCTAGATAGAAAGGACCAAGTCTCCTTggatgaggggtccataaccagggggcatagatttagggttaaGAGGCAGGAGTTCAGAGGGGATTCGAGGTGAGTTTTTTACTCACCGAGAGGGTGGCGGGATCTGCAACTCActgcttgggagggtggtagaggcagaaatcctcaacatttaaaaagtacttggatatgcacttgatgtgctctaacctacaaggctacagaccaagaactAGAAAGTGAGGTtaagctggatggctccttgtcggctggcgcggacacgatgggccgaatggcctctttccatgctgtaaatttctatgattctaagttgagGAGCAGCCTGGGAGTGAGTGAAGCTGCTTAAAACCCTGTTGTGCAGGATGCTCCATCTCCTTAGACCAAGTAGGGAACAGAGACCCTGAGGCCCCATCCAGTCCCGGTCCTTCACCAAGATTGCCGTGCATGCGCCCTATCCAAGATGGCGGCCAGTGACCCCGCTCCCCCAGGCCTGTCATTGTCACTGCAGGGTAAACACAGGCCCCATGGACTCTTATTCAGGGCCTCAGGCCTACCCCAGGTGTTTATGATGCTTCCCAGCTCACCCACAGCTCCAATTCCTCTCCTGCGTCCACAATCTCTTCACGCCTTCTGAGCCGCCTACTCCCCCTCAGTCCGTCTCCACTACCCGCACTATGCATGCTCAGAGCACAGTCTGATTCTGACACACTGGGGTTCCTATAGTCATTGATTGGCGACTTTCTGACCCGTGGGGAGTCCTAGGTAAACACTCCAACACTTAAAGCTCAAATTGTTGAATGGAATCATCCATCGAGAAaattaaataaattatacagaCCTGGACAAaaattaggcttgggctgatatgtggaaaGCAACATTCGCAGCCACGCAAGTGGTGggtaatgacaatctccaacaaaatggaatctaaccatctcccctcaacattcaatggtattaccattgctgaattccccactatcatgaccagaaacggaacatactgtggctacaagagcaggtcagaggctgagaatcctgcagcatgtaactcacctcctgactccccaaagcctgttcaccagctacaaagcacaagtgaggagtgtcatacaatatacgctccacttgcctggatgggtgcagctccaacaccactcaggaagctcgacactatctaggacaaagcagcccgtttgatcggtgtgccatccacaaccttaaagatTCACTCCGTCTGCCACcgacacacagttgcagcagtgtgtatcatatacaagatgcactgcagaaaatcAGCATACCTCcttcagcaccatccaaacccacatatcttccacctagaaggacaagggcagcagatgcatgggaacaccaccacctgaaagttcccctccaagccacacaccatcctgacttggaaatatatcgccgttccttcagtcactgggtcaaaattctcaaacacccttcctaacagcactgtgggagtacccgcatcagatggactgcagtgtttcaaggtggcagctcaccaccaccttctcaagagcaattagggatgggcaacaaatgctggccttgccagtgacgcccacaacacATAAaacaaaattttttaaaaagatacCCGAGTGCCTTGGCCATCCACTATAGTGTAAAGAACAATCGGACTGCAGTTCTTTACCCACGTTTGGACTTAGGAATCAGAGGATGCTTTCAcaacttgcagatgacaccaaattgggtgatagaactaataatgtggaggactgcactgaaatccaggaaaacataaacaggctggcagactggtcagataaatgggaaatgaaattcggGACAGTGAAATGTGAGTTGATTAATTTCAGGAGGAGTAATAAGGATGCCAATTATTGATGAGGGAGCGCAAGaaggagcgcgagagggagcgcacGGCGGGTGCGGAGGTTTAAAAATCGCACCAAAAACCCAGAGCCGGAGACCACAGAccgggcaagagagagacagagagagaggagcacggcgggagcggagagggagagagaggagcacggcgggagcggagagggagagagaggagcacggcgggagcggagagggagagagaggagcacggcgggagcggagagggagagagaggagcacggcgggagcggagagggagagagaggagcacggcgggagcggagagggagagagaggagcacggcgggagcggagagggagagagaggagcacggcgggagcggagagggagagagaggagcacggcgggagcggagagggagagagaggagcacggcgggagcggagagggagagagaggagcacggcgggagcggagagggagagagaggagcacggcgggagcggagagggagagagaggagcacggcgggagcggagagggagagagaggagcacggcgggagcggagagggagagagaggagcacggcgggagcggagagggagagagaggagcacggcgggagcggagagggagagagaggagcacggcgggagcggagagggagagagaggagcacggcgggagcggagagggagagagaggagcacggcgggagcggagagggagagagaggagcacggcgggagcggagagggagagagaggagcacggcgggagcggagagggagagagaggagcacggcgggagcggagagggagagagaggagcacggcgggagcggagagggagagagaggagcacggcgggagcggagagggagagagaggagcacggcgggagcggagagggagagagaggagcacggcgggagcggagagggagagagaggagcacggcgggagcggagagggagagagaggagcacggcgggagcggagagggagagagaggagcacggcgggagcggagagggagagagaggagcacggcgggagcggagagggagagagaggagcacggcgggagcggagagggagagagaggagcacggcgggagcggagagggagagagaggagcacggcgggagcggagagggagagagaggagcacggcgggagcggagagggagagagaggagcacggcgggagcggagagggagagagaggagcacggcgggagcggagagggagagagaggagcacggcgggagcggagagggagagagaggagcacggcgggagcggagagggagagagaggagcacggcgggagcggagagggagagagaggagcacggcgggagcggagagggagagagaggagcacggcgggagcggagagggagagagaggagcacggcgggagcggagagggagagagaggagcacggcgggagcggagagggagagagaggagcacggcgggagcggagagggagagagaggagcacggcgggagcggagagggagagagaggagcacggcgggagcggagagggagagagaggagcacggcgggagcggagagggagagagaggagcacggcgggagcggagagggagagagaggagcacggcgggagcggagagggagagagaggagcacggcgggagcggagagggagagagaggagcacggcgggagcggagagggagagagaggagcacggcgggagcggagagggagagagaggagcacggcgggagcggagagggagagagaggagcacggcgggagcggagagggagagagaggagcacggcgggagcggagagggagagagaggagcacggcgggagcggagagggagagagaggagcacggcgggagcggagagggagagagaggagcacggcgggagcggagagggagagagagaggagcacggcgggagcggagagggagagagagaggagcacggcgggagcggagagggagagagagaggagcacggcgggagcggagagggagagagagaggagcacggcgggagcggagagggagagagagaggagcacggcgggagcggagagggagagagagaggagcacggcgggagcggagaggagagagagagaggagcacggcgggagcggagagggagagagagagaggagcacggcgggagcggagagggagagagagagaggagcacggcgggagcggagagggagagagagagaggagcacggcgggagcggagagggagagagagagagaggagcacggcgggagcggagagggagagagagagagaggagcacggcgggagcggagagggagagagagagagaggagcacggcgggagcggagagggagagagagagagaggagcacggcgggagcggagagggagagagagagagaggagcacggcgggagcggagagggagagagagagagaggagcacggcgggagcggagagggagagagagagagaggagcacggcgggagcggagagggagagagagagagaggagcacggcgggagcggagagggagagagagagagaggagcacggcgggagcggagagggagagagagagagaggagcacggcgggagcggagagggagagagagagagaggagcacggcgggagcggagagggagagagagagagaggagcacggcgggagcggagagggagagagagagagaggagcacgg
Protein-coding regions in this window:
- the LOC137347848 gene encoding zinc finger protein 235-like, with translation MRFRYPSRLEIHRRTHTGERPFTCSVCEKGFNSLSELETHHRSHTGERPFTCSVCGKGFTRSSHLLTHQQVHTGERPFTCSMCGKGFTQSSHLLTHQLVHSDNKSFKCSDCEKSFKSRSQLMQHQTTHTGERPFACSTCGKGFTRLSHLLTHQRVHTGERLFICSVCGKGFARSSNLQMHQSVHTGERPFTCSACGKGFSHPSNLRVHQSVHTGERPFTCSVCEKGFTHSSNLLTHERVHTGERPFTCSVCRKGFTQSSNLLRHQRVHTSKRPVTMRRALNAEDA